Within the Hippoglossus hippoglossus isolate fHipHip1 chromosome 20, fHipHip1.pri, whole genome shotgun sequence genome, the region AGACAGGATTAGgtatgtgatgtgttttttttaacattagaGCATTTCAACCTTTTAAAGTAATAACCCACGTTAGAGCTGAGACGGATTGTGATTGCGAAAGgaatcattttcaaatcacGCACTGTGCCAGTTGTGAGGGTTCTGTTGAACGTGTGTGGCAGAGTTCAGTCGCAAAGGCCAGTATAGGAgtcatgtaaatatatatagtgACACTTTTAAACCAGTAGTGTGCCCGACTGCAAATCAGGTCACTGATGACGTCGGCCTGACCACATCTCAATGCTCAAGCAACACAATAATTTGATATACTGCACCAAATGATCATTTAATATGTCATTTGCCCTCTGGTAATGTTTATGGGTGGACTCTGCACTGCAATCAGCATATGTGGGAAGGACAGGGACTGTATCGTCTGTGGCTTGATATGAAATTCAATTGCTGTTTCCGAACAAAGATATGATCAGATCAAATAAAGATATACATactaatatatgtatataggcAGGTAAAGTAAACAATATGAAGTAGTCTAATACTCTTGCACAGTACATTTCCCAATGGGGCCATTCATCAGTCCACAAACGTTGCAGGACAATATAATCCAGAGACAGACACGTAAACGCCATCAGTTAAGGGGGAGATTCAAAAGCCTGAATGGATTCATTGATATAAAGACCAGTTTGCTTTACTGGCTGGTTTACCCTGGATCAGTTCAGTTCAACGAGCCTTGGCTATAAATAGACTGAGTGAGTGTTCTTGGAAAgaccggtgtgtgtgtgtgtgtgtgtgtgtgtgtgtgtgtgtgtgtgtgtgtgtgtgtgtgtgtgtgtacttgtgagAACCATTTTGAGCCAAGAACCTagagagtgaggacattttggccgggCAAGTGCCACAAAGAGCACTTTGAGTTAAAACGCAGcactcttaaagggatagttcactggTAAATGAAAATGGACctattatctactcaccactatgccgatggagtggtgggtgaagtgtttgagttcacaaaacacttttggagtttcaggggtaaacaacgTTGTAGTTAAATCCAAagcaattgaagtaaatggtgaccacttcctcaaatgtaaaaaaaagtgatCGGAAGCCCCGacaaattcgactcgaaacggcgcaatttacaccatgtttatagcctaaatgtccactgttatCCTCCCATTAGTTACTGTTACTATCCTTTTAATGAGTGCTACACAGGCAGATTAAAAACATACCGATTAAttccttaaaggttcagtctgtagaattgagtgacatctagtggtgaaattggatgttgcagctgaacacccctcacctcatcaaccccttccaaacatgatcAACAatctgtggtagccttcagttgtcataaaagctcaaaaggtgtttagtttgtccagtctgggctactgtaaaaaaataaaaccatggcggcctccgtagagaggacctgctcccgataTAATTTcgaagtatttaaatataatggtaaagaaaacaacatttcataaaatatcgatgaaacacaccagtgaaaacatcacaaagattattttatattcagtttctgccaatagatccctttcacctaagtctcacacactggacctttaaaccCTGAATCGATTAATTAATAATCCCAGCACAACTAGTAATTTCCAGTGCAATAAAGATTAAGGTTAGGTATTTAGTTGGGATGGTAACAGTCCAACTATCAATTTTATTCAAGGATTgtttgagggttagggttaaattGGGATAAGGGTTTAGGCACCATGCCAACGGCACTGAACTAGACGCACGCGGGTGTGTTTCTTTAAGAATTCACTTGAAATATGATCTCTGCGGGttggagagcgagagaggctgtgtgtgtgtgtgtgtgtgtgtgtgtgtgtgtgtgtgtgcgtgcgtgctacctcacacacaccaacacctCCCACCCTCTCCTGTGCTGTCGCTTCAGTAATCGAGCGTCGAGCTTCACGATCATCGCCTCTGCAGCCACCATGCGCGCTCCATGTTGTCACACTGTGGGCTTCTCCTCGGTGAACATCGCGGAACGGGCACGGAGCAGCGGCGGGAGGACCACCGCACACCCCGCAACTTGTtagcgtgcgtgcgtgcgtgcgtgtgcgtgtgtgacagGAAAGGCAGGCAGGCTGTGTTTTCGACATGGATGTGGCGTCTTCTGCCCAGCACACACGACTCCGTTCCGCGCGTGACCCTGGGAACCACACAGCGCAGAGAGTGACGCGCTAATCATCTGGATGAAAGTCAAAAGGTACGTTCGGTTCCCCCACCTGCGCTGTTTtcgtgtgggggggggggggggctgctccACACTAACACCACCAGGCCAGTGTCTGGTCCTCCAGCTGCTGTCCAGGCAATGCGGCGTGATTTGgctttgtgggtgtgtgtgtgtgtttgtgtttgtttgtgtgtgtatatacgtgCGCACGCTTTGCTGCATGGCTTGAAATCCTTTGACGACAACGTGTTATTCGGTGTCAATGGGTTTCTAACCTGCGTCTTGTTTTCGTGACGCCACCGAAATGCTTTCGTTTCCACGGCCCACCCCGTTTCACGCAAGCGCATTTAACCGTACGTGCCAGTCGTCATAggaacatggaggagaggaaaacaacctTCCAGGAAGCAACCTGTGTCTTCCCCGTGCAGTAGAAATAAGACACCACCCCTTCTAGGGAAACTGATGCCAGGTCTGTTTTTGAGGCGTGCCCAGGCCTGCAAGTCCTAATGGCTGTGATCATAACAAACTAGAATAACCCCTAGTATAGTGCAAACCTTCACTAAGgcccaacaccccccccccttaaaggttcagtgtgtaagatcaTTCCTCCAGGGGCGttaccaggggggggggggcacaggccTCAagtgaaatctgattggcccctttCCCCGTCAGtcatctttacttttttaatatttaataaagtaGTAAATGGTCCGTATCTTTACAGccttaatgaccactcaaagcgctttacagtacagcttattgccattcacacacacatccatacagggcatctatgggcagcacttaggcatgcagatggggaagactgggatcgaacagTAGTCAGTTACCAACAACACCCAAAATAAATCTGACAATTTGTTACGAATTTTTGTTATTCTCAATCTGCTTAAACATACAACAATATATTCagtgatgtgtggctttgctcaaaaAGGTTGAGTTAAgggtaaacaaggaatgacttaaatgtgcatctttcTGAGTCAGGAACTGTGtatggatgttggacatgtaAGTTGCCCCTCTGTCTCAATTTTGTGGCCCCTTtaaggcaaaaataaatctaGATCAACCACTGCAGTCCTGTAAATACACatgccgttttttttttttcattcattattcccTGGGATATTAGAGACAATGTTGGTAAACGCCTTTTCTCACCATGTTAATGAAAGGGAAAATTCTgggatccgccccctgatccggatgTGGTTATTCGTCCAGTAGTGTTacgtaatcttgcttacaaaaaAACCccatacaaaccaacaaagagactgaagtgaaaacaaaatcgCAATGATGATCAAaatgaggttaaaaaaaatcagcagGGGGCTGAATAACACTGCTCATAAGTCATGGTGTTACTTTGGGTTTACTTCTTATATACTTATTTATTCCAGAGTGTAGattttcacatgcacacatgcatttttGTTTCAACTAGTTTTTTTAGCAACAAATAACTAACAgacctaaaatgatagaaaccatcttttagaAAAAATCAGTGACCGAAACCACCcttgagaaatatttatttgacctGAGTTATTTCAGCTTCATTGTTGTACaacaggagaaagtggagacacgtcgtccatcttaacATCCAGTCTATGGGGACATTCTATACATTTGTCCATGGCGTTTCCTGTCTGTAGCCTGTCTTTGAGTCGACCTCTATAACCATGTGGCCTTGGTTACAGTGTCCTGTATGGAACTTGTGTGTACCTTACACAGTCGGTGCTTTGTAAGCTTAACAAAAGGCATCAGGTATCACTTCAGGCAGAATCCTGCTTATAGTTTCTTCAAGTGTCCCTATAAGAACAATAAAAGTATTTCTGTCTCCCAGTATGCTATTTTAAAGTACTGCTACTCACTGACCACGAATGCATTATGTGCAGGCAAAAGGAGAGGGCTCTGTGGGAATGGCCTCAGTTCCCCGGTGGCTTTTTCTTGGTTACAGCGATTTCAGTGAGGCCCTCAAGCATTTCTTTGGTATAACACAGGAACAAAGGCCGGTAGAAAATCGCAGAGGCTAGAGCTCCAGggagtgaggtgtgtgtgtgttttgtttgcctGACCTGGAAGATACCCAGTTCTATTACTGGGGAGACCCACTGTAAATATGTCTTTTAGGTTAACAGACTTGGCAAATAGCTCAATGAACCACGCTCCAAACAGTTCGGTGGTCAGGACTCACAGTGGCTGCAGAGCATGGACCTCTGTCACtgacatacatttacattttactggCTGCATGCCAGAGTGAAGAGCTGCTAATTTTGGATCTTTTGTTGACGTGCTTTTGATCCAAATATAGACATGTTGAATAGATTTTTAGGTTTAACAATGGCTTTAAGCTATAGGGCCTGGTTTTACTGCACACCACAATAATTCAAGGCCTAGATTTGGTAGTAAGTTGCGTATGAGTAGGAATGAAATAGATTTTGTTGAAACATTGCGTGCTGATGAGCATTTATAACATGAACCAATGTTCCACTCTCACAGGGTTGACCCCTTAAAGTTAACCTGAAATACCAGTCCCACATAAATCCCCCTAAAATAGACAAAGTACCTAAAAATTAGCTTCTAGCTGTTGGCCTTGTGATCCAGCATCACACGTGGGTACATTTGAGTTTAATGAGATTCATTACAATccattttaaatactttttatgaTATAAAGATCATTTGGGGAGATGTATTCACACTGGACAGGATACATGAGAATAGAGTCCtgtaatttcacattaaaaacattactttTATCACCCACAGTTCCAGTGCAAGTCTTCCTTACAGTCAGTTACTATGATAGAGACATATATGTTGACTGATTAATTAATGTGAATGCTGTGATTAatctgagtgaaggttgtgatTTTATGGGCAGaacaatgtatttttatattgttatattggGATAATCATTGATATTGTTCTGTTGCTCGGCCCCACTGGCCTGAAAACTTACTCCAATATCTAGGTCAGCTTACTTTGGCTGAAGTCTTCTGTCTAACCTTTaccctctctgtgtccctccTCCCACAGTGGGGTTGGATGGCCATGGACCCATTCAGCCAGCTTATCCTCACCATCTCAGTGACCAGTTTCTTCACCTTCCAGTGGCTCTTCCACAAAGTCAGCCCCTGGGTGTCCATACGAGTCAGCCCTGGCTTCCTCGGCCTCGGTGACAAGCAGAAGGTGGAATGGAACTCAAGGTGACCTGACATGAACCGATGATTTTGATGAGttgtaaaacacacatgctTCGTGAGGCAGGGAGTGTGTGCTCAGCTCGGATGTTGGCCAGAAGGGTTTTGTTTCAGCTGGGTCCAAAGATAAGCACTGGCAGTCAACCTACATAGCTCCtgtgacacaaacatctgaCTCACCAGTAGGatgcattgtgtgttttgtaatgCTTGCTCTACAGGGCACTGCTTCAAGGTTCTGGCAGTGTGGTGGAAACCCAatgcaatgttttattttttttctcaaactgtATTATGCCAAACATGTCCCTACAGTAGTGCAACTTATTTACCCCCTACCATCCTCAACCTCTTGTCCACAGATTTTGGCCAGATTGTGCAAAATTCCGGTACAAAGTATAGAAGATAACTCAGTACATTGCTCAGTATCACAACAAGTTTAAGTGAGCAATGGTTTTCTTCTTAGATGCTATGGCTGAATTCATGTGATGCCCTTCACACTGTCTGATCATCCACTGAAACATGAATTTCCACAGATAATTCATGTGCCACGTGACAAACCTTTTAATGCAAGGTAGCATAAATAATGCATCgtgcattgttgtttttcaaagacAGCCACTGTATCCTCCGTTATTggctcctcctctacctcctaACCACTGCTGCAAGTGTGTTCCAGCATCTGTTCAGTTGATGTACACTCTTTTCTGTGTAGACAGTCAGGCCCCAAgcaataaaatgacaaaagagCACAGGAtgagttttttaaaagatggGATTTATTTATAAAGAGGTCAACCAAACAGAACTCTACTCAAAATACCACGAACAAAACAGTTGGCTCAAACAACTGACCAAACAAATGAGACAAGAAGGAGATAAACTGGCAGATCAAACCATTTTCAAATGTAACCTAATGAAACAAAATACTTAAACTTGCTACAACAAACCCCCATTCTCCCCATGCTGATGCAGCAATTGGTCTGGTCAACATTTTGCGGTGGTGTatggattctttttttatcttacatTGGTGGTCTGGGGAAACTTTTTTTCCtatcagggtttttttttatgttaaatctCTAATGCATAGCTGGAGATCCTTCTTTTTGGCAAgttgtctgatgtcagatggtattGATGATGATGCTTCTACTCTTTGTTGGTTTTAACCAAAATAACTTGCTCAAACAAATCCGTCCTCACTTACGGTAATGTCAAGCATGGCTTGCAAGGAAAGCAACTCTGCCTTGAATGAAGGTCGGCGGTAATACTACGTACAAACATGGCTAGTTAGGCTGTATTTGTAATGTCTGTTATTTAATCAAGATTTGCTTAATGAGAGTAATTGTCACGATGAGACTTGCTCCCCATAGTGAGACATCATTCAGAATATAATGAAAAGCAACTGTTGGTCTCCCTGCTGGACTGGGACTATGTGCCATTCTGTCCCTTAAGCAGTGTTTTATCTATTAGTCTAATTGGTCTGAATCTGTCTCCAGCCCTGACCGGGAATCTGTTCATTCACTGTGCTAAAAGCTCAGAGCTAAACCTTAAAACAAAGCACTTCTGATGAATAAAGATAAATCTCTAAAAATCCTTTGGACAAGCTTATTTAACATCAAATCTCACACGTCTCTGATCAcacctgtatgttttttttttttccattttaggACAGTTTCAACGTTTCACGCACTGTTGGTGGGAatcttctgtctctccatcttgtTCTTCGATGATGCCGTCAATGAAGACCCAGTCTGGTGAGAATTTGGCATTGAATTAGTATCGGGAAGGGAAACATTtttatcagaacatctctaccAGCCACAGTTATGATTTTGGTGATGATTGATCTGCCAGAAATGAGAAacctccttttttaaattgagaAATTAAATTTAATCCCTATTGtttcaaatattacaaataacTTTGAGTGTTACATCTTCCAGCATCATCGGTGGGGTCTGCTTCTGTGGTGTGCTAGAATAGAAAGCTTGACAGGCATGGATGAGAGGTGGGACTTGGGGTAAAGTTAGCTGATATTTGGCAAATTTTCCttccatttcttttatttaaaatatctttttttttacaaccgTTTGAAATAGCCACACTTTGAAATTACCAAGGCCAGAACAAAGTGACTTTCATCAGACAAACCCAGTCAAaccaaatgtgtattttcaatAGGGGAGATCCTACACTGGTGAAGACTAATGTGGCCATCACAACAGGCTACCTCATATCTGGTAAGAGAAACATACTGTTTAATTAAAACTTTTGTAAAAGATACGATACACTTGATCCTTTGATGACACCATTAAGTTTTAGCCACAGACTATGGCgatatcagtcgatatcgaaATATATCGCGATATAATCTAAATAATCAGGAAATAacctttttgcacatttgtgtttatgtaaaatgtctgtcctgaagcagtagtgttataattattcaggGGTGGAAACCCGCTGAAACTATGAACGTAgctgaaaacatgaacataactctttccagccacatgatctcattggctgttcgtgttgtctgtcaaaacatggacagGATGAGTTCTATCGACGTTATATCGGCATGTCTTAAAAATCTCTATCGAAGAAAAgttatattgcgataattatcgatatcgttTAATCACCCAGCCCTACCACAGACAATTctaaataaagtatttcaagTTCACAGCATGCTTTTTATCAGTTGTATGCActccaaatgtttttattgcaccAATGACATGtcatctctctgtcctctgtacTTTTGTTTTGCAGATCTGCTGCTAATATTTTACTATTGGAAGGCGATAGGGGACAAGTTTTTTGTAGTTCACCATCTGGCAGCGTTGTATGCTTACTACTATGTACTGGTGAGTGCCCTATTGTCCAATAGCAGAACGTGCAGGCAAGATGGGAAGGAGACAACCAAGGGTGAACAGCTGTGTCCTGCCGAGTTGGGTGTTTTAACGAATTTAGTCACTGTTCAGTGTCCATGGCTGTCCCCACGCAGCCATTCAGCTCATATAGGTTAGTTCAATATGCACAGGTTAAGCATAGTGAGTATATGTGGAAAGAATGCACCCAAAACTGTACAAACATCAGAGAAGGAAATTATATGGATGGATAAAGTCCACAGTTTGGTGTTTTCAGCAGTGGCTACAGTTTTGACGTTGTTgagatgtttttatgtttgttgccacttctgtggttgtgttttgtctcaAAACTATTGAACACAGTCTATACATTGTCATGAGGTGTGTCGTACTAACATTGATATGCACAGGTGCCAtgttaggctacatccacactagtACGTAttcgtttgaaaatgcatcaacacCACCTCCATTTCAGACATAGACTTCACCAAGTTgtcctatcacatgaccaccTTCTGGAAGAAAATGACACAACTGCTTACATGCGTAGAAGACAAGATATTATTCAAGCAATTCTGGTCATGTAAAATGCGTTTTTAAGGCATGATAGTATGGATGGGATAGCTGATGCAGAGCCAAAATGCTAGTGTGGACAGAGAtcctttttagtttgaaaacactcaaatgaaaatgtagtagtatggatgtaacCTTAGTTTGACACATTTCATTGAGGTCCAGCAGTTTGCATTGTAAAGGCCCTCTTTCTGGTGACATCAATTGTGGGTATGGTTATTAGCATGATCACAATTCCTGTGCTGCTGGTATTCAGTTGGCTCCTATCTTGTCGAGCGTACTCGGCAGTGCTGTTCACTCTTGGTTCAGTCCGAAACCCTCTAGGTCTCCAGGATCTGTCGCATAATATACTATAGAAATGAATGACTATGGTATTTTTTGCATGGAATGCTCAATAATGATATTGGCTGAtgaccccccctccctcccccccttcACCTTGCTCTTCCAGTTTCTGTgctctctgttttgtttttaaccgATCCCCTTCACTGTTGTTATGACTCAAGCTGAGCTTTTCGGAGCTTAGCGCAGCTGAACCCCGAGCGGTAACCACTGTGTGCATGCCGGCAGCTTCATACACAGACGGGGTATCTTTCTCTTTGCTGTGCATGCCAAACAAACAGTATTTGACTGTCTCAATAACATACCTGCCTATCTGCAGTGCCTTCAGCCTGTCTTGTTTTTGTGCCAGAACCTAAgtctgcctcctctttctcttgctTCACACACCTCTCGACCCTCTGCAGTGAGGGAATACTGACAAAACCGCTCAGAGAATGGCATCCATATGACCCCAGGTGGTTGAGGCCCTCACCAAATAGCCAAGTCCTTTTTCTAATACTATGCTGGAAGTATTCTGTCAGGTGTAACCAATGGAattactgttgttgttgctctttaAAGTCAGTCTTTTCCTTTATAACCATTTTACTTAGAGTGAAGAAAACTTGCAGGGAATTCCATCAGTTCCCCAACAATAAATGCTCTTTATAGGAAAACTCAAAAGGACATATAGCGTGCGTTGCTCTGCTTCTGAGTCCCCATACTTAAACTGTCCttggattaaaaataaagaactaCATGCTTTACATTGCTTAGTTCCATACTTGTAGTTTTATGTTGCCAGTGCCAAGTTCAGCACAGCACTGAGGACGACTTGTGTCAAAGCAGAAATCCAGATGTACATCTCACCCTATACAATATTCAAGTCGTCGGCTGGATTAACAGATTTCGTCTTAAATGTGACACGcatcatttttactttttacacatttctacATCTAAATTGAAACAGTGTCACATTGTCATCAGAAAGTTCTGATTGATTACTGACTGTAAATCTGGCCTTTCAGTTGGAGAAACAGAGCAAGCACCTGTGTCTAAAAACCATTAGGTCGGTGAGATGAAGTAGGCCATACTGTTACTGGACACTCGTGACTGTTTCCTCAGACCAGATCTGATGCTCATTTGGGATAACAGAATGAATGCTCCACATTTTAcgactgtgatttaaaaaagaaaacacattgcGAGTCAAATTACTTCTGGCGCTATTACATTTGCATTAAATTCTTCATAACCTTGgatgtcatttttcatttgatttagtTATGTCTTCAAATATGTTGTCTCATTAGTTGTTGTgttgagtgtgtttatgtggaagtgtacatgtaaaatacacaaaaacctGAACCTATTCTATACAAACATTAAATCCTGAGTTGTACAGCCTAATTAAGGCAATTAAATGTACTTGGATTTGGGAAACCTGTATTtaatatgattatatttatcTTGGTATGTTTTGCTTATTGATCAGTCTGCCACTAATGTTGTGAGAGTGTTCAATGACTTTGACTGATCTGATAGCAGCATAATCTGACTTGACTAAAGCTTAACTAAAAAGCAGAACATATATATGCTGTTTAAATATCAGATGCATGCTTTCTTCTCAGTGTTGTTAGTCTCGCTTCTGAGGCGCTTCCAATTGTGGCGGCAtctgttttttcatttcaataatcTTTTTCTAATGTATGTGTACAgtcttgtctgtctctgtgtcttccGCTGACTTTAACACAAAAAGCCCCTCTTTAAACCCCACATGCAAAAACTACCAACAAGCACTTTGGGGTGTGTCATCCCTGTTcatgcaaaaactaccaaaaatgGGTTGTGTATCATTCAGAGACCCCAGAGCTGGGTCTGGATCTAGATGGGGACTTCTTTATTCCTGTCTTGTCTGCTgttattgctgttgtgttgcaCTGAGCAGATATGATGCCCAGTCACAGTATGGACTTACCAGTTCCTAGAGGTATTGGCATTCTCATGCCCGGTGGAAAGTTCAAATCACAAGGTAGAAACACTGAAATGCAGATGCACCCTGTTTGTTGTAGTAAGTATATTTCAATGGCCAGATTTTGTTTCAGCCCTGACGGTAAGTCTTCTTTTTACATGCTTTATAAATCAGGCCACAAGAAGAGTCACCTTGAATCCatttctgtggatgtttttgtcCAATTgaatactgtattttttttaaccaaatttagactttgatttgttttgtattgaCTGGAATGAGACATAACACCAAATAGCAGCTCTTGCTAAGGCTTCAGTCAAAACCTATAAATAAAGCCACAGCAGCTTTGACATAACAGATGATTTAGTATTGTGGCAAGGTCAATGTTTTTTAAGCTCGGGTCTCCTGAAACCATATTGGTTTTATGGTTATCTCTCATTTCATCTCTCTACTTAGCAGCAGTTGAAAAATTGtgcaatttatttaaaaaataaaataaattcatgCAAGTATATCCAGGAATGCTGGAAGTAAGTCAGAGTTGGGGGTGCTGAGAAAAAGTCTCAATAAAGAAAGCGCTTATCTTATAATAGGGCCTCTTAGCAAACGCAGCTGTTGTTGCTTTTCGTAAAACACATATGACTGTTGATATTACAAGTTTCATCAGGAATTGCCTCAAGCAGTCATAACTCAGCTCTGAGCTCAGATTACATACAAGACAAAGTGGCATTCCGGCCATGAACTCTTAAACTGTGACATGTTTggcagtgaaaacattttactttttttctctgcatggCTTTTAATCTCTCCTCCAACCAGTGGctggctgaatgaatgaatgtatgattgtacagtatgtttatCAAAACCTGTGCTTTTGATATTTGCTTAATACCGTTTTCTATTGTTGAGATATTATTCGGATGAATTGTCTCTCGAAAGTTAtctatatctatttatatatatatagataaatcTGTATGTATAATCAAAGTTAGCTAGCAATAGTAGCAAAGATACGTTAGTGATTATTACCTCAGTGCAGACAAATGTATAGTTTTATGTGAGCATTTCTGCATTTGAACCTTGTCCTCTCGGTTTCTTGAAAGATGGAGGATTATGGTGACGAGTTTCTTACCAATTTTATATGAAAGTTTTGGACTGGGGCATTGAAAGTTACTGGCCACATTGATATGACTTTGTCAATGGCCAATTCTTTGTGCCCCTCCTGTAGGGTAGTACGAGTTCCTGCTCTCAATAAATATAGAGAATGAATCATCAGGAAGTGAAATTGGAGATGGCAGTCTAATTTTGGCCTGCAAATTCTGAAGGAATAATAATGTGCCCTGACAGAGAAGGGTCTTTTGTTAGATGTGTCAAATGGGTCTAAGTTTGGTGGGAACTTCATGTAATTTTAGAGTTTCCCCCTTCCTTACAATTATTTcttaaatttaaaatcaaatacaaaatatcaaAGGTCCAAAAAAGTATTTCAATCTTAAACATACCTTCGTTTTGATAGTTAATCGAGATCTTTGCTGTCATTGATGTAAGTGCTGTGGATCTGCTAGATACTGACAATGGATGGTGttcactgaggagcagatcGCTCAGCAGCTTCATGCCTGCtggtcatttcattttctgtggtTTTCCTGTTCTTGCCTTGTTCTTCCAGGGCGAAGGAATGTTGCCTTATTTTGCTAACTTCCGTCTGCTCGCTGAGTTTTCTACACCATGTGTGAACCAGCGGTATGTATCCTCTTTGCGTTATTTAATTCAGGATTCAGGCTaaattttttaacatttcttgAGATGTGTCAGAAGTTGTTTGGATTGTTAGGAATTGTAATTATATG harbors:
- the LOC117753837 gene encoding TLC domain-containing protein 4-B-like produces the protein MAMDPFSQLILTISVTSFFTFQWLFHKVSPWVSIRVSPGFLGLGDKQKVEWNSRTVSTFHALLVGIFCLSILFFDDAVNEDPVWGDPTLVKTNVAITTGYLISDLLLIFYYWKAIGDKFFVVHHLAALYAYYYVLGEGMLPYFANFRLLAEFSTPCVNQRWFFEVLGYAKSSRPNMANGVAMAVVFFVVRIAVMPVYYSRMYAVYGTEAFYLVPWGGRVAWICSSICLDVMNIMWMHKIARGCYKVLRSAHQSKASTPQENGKTD